A genomic window from Passer domesticus isolate bPasDom1 chromosome Z, bPasDom1.hap1, whole genome shotgun sequence includes:
- the DNAJB5 gene encoding dnaJ homolog subfamily B member 5 isoform X2, with protein MPAILLFWSRAERNKYSAPGSVAVMGKDYYKILGIQSGANEDEIKKAYRKMALKYHPDKNKDPNAEEKFKEIAEAYDVLSDPKKRAVYDQYGEEGLKTGGGSSGGSGNTFHYTFHGDPHATFASFFGGSNPFDIFFASSRSRMFNGFDQEDMDMDDDDDPFSAFGRFGFNGINGVHRRHQESLHTRRKVQDPPVIHELKVSLEEIYHGSTKRMKITRRRLNADGRTMRTEDKILNIVIKRGWKEGTKITFPKEGDATPDNIPADIVFILKDKPHSHFKRDGTNVIYTANISLKEALCGCTVNIPTIDGRVIPLPCNDIIKPGTVKRLRGEGLPFPKAPSQRGDLIVEFKIRFPDRIAPQTRQILKQHLPCS; from the exons ATGCCGGCAATCCTGCTCTTCTGGAGCCGCGCCGAGAG GAATAAGTACTCGGCTCCCGGCAGCGTCGCCGTCATGGGGAAGGACTATTACAAGATTTTGGGCATCCAGAGCGGTGCCAATGAAGATGAAATCAAGAAGGCCTATCGGAAAATGGCCCTGAAATATCACCCCGATAAGAATAAAGACCCCAATGCTGAGGAGAAGTTCAAGGAGATTGCAGAGGCTTATGACGTCCTGAGTGACCCCAAGAAACGAGCCGTGTACGACCAGTATGGGGAGGAAG GTCTCAAAACTGGAGGTGGCTCTTCAGGTGGCTCagggaacaccttccactacaccTTCCATGGAGACCCCCATGCCACCTTCGCATCCTTCTTCGGAGGCTCCAACCCTTTTGACATCTTCTTCGCCAGCAGCCGCTCCCGGATGTTCAATGGCTTTGACCAGGAAGACATGGATATGGATGATGACGACGACCCTTTCAGTGCCTTTGGCCGGTTTGGCTTCAACGGCATTAACGGGGTTCACCGGCGGCACCAGGAGTCCCTGCACACGCGGAGGAAGGTCCAAGACCCACCTGTCATCCACGAGCTCAAGGTGTCCCTGGAAGAGATCTACCACGGATCCACCAAGAGGATGAAGATCACTCGCAGAAGGCTCAACGCTGATGGCCGGACCATGCGGACTGAGGACAAGATCCTAAACATTGTCATCAAACGGGGCTGGAAGGAGGGAACCAAAATCACATTCCCCAAGGAAGGGGATGCCACTCCAGACAACATCCCTGCAGACATCGTCTTCATCCTCAAGGACAAGCCTCACTCGCACTTCAAGAGGGACGGGACAAACGTGATCTACACGGCAAACATCAGTCTTAAAGAG GCCTTGTGCGGCTGCACTGTGAACATTCCCACCATCGATGGACGGGTGATCCCGCTTCCCTGCAACGACATCATCAAGCCAGGGACAGTGAAGAGACTACGTGGGGAGGGGCTGCCCTTCCCCAAGGCCCCCAGCCAGCGAGGAGACTTGATCGTGGAGTTCAAAATCCGCTTCCCGGACAGAATAGCTCCCCAGACAAGACAGATCCTCAAGCAGCACCTCCCATGCTCCTAG
- the DNAJB5 gene encoding dnaJ homolog subfamily B member 5 isoform X1: protein MFKIKLEPLKMTAWTMNVFVKFRNKYSAPGSVAVMGKDYYKILGIQSGANEDEIKKAYRKMALKYHPDKNKDPNAEEKFKEIAEAYDVLSDPKKRAVYDQYGEEGLKTGGGSSGGSGNTFHYTFHGDPHATFASFFGGSNPFDIFFASSRSRMFNGFDQEDMDMDDDDDPFSAFGRFGFNGINGVHRRHQESLHTRRKVQDPPVIHELKVSLEEIYHGSTKRMKITRRRLNADGRTMRTEDKILNIVIKRGWKEGTKITFPKEGDATPDNIPADIVFILKDKPHSHFKRDGTNVIYTANISLKEALCGCTVNIPTIDGRVIPLPCNDIIKPGTVKRLRGEGLPFPKAPSQRGDLIVEFKIRFPDRIAPQTRQILKQHLPCS from the exons atgtttaaaataaaactagAGCCTTTAAAAATGACAGCTTGGACTATGAATGTGTTCGTAAAGTTTCG GAATAAGTACTCGGCTCCCGGCAGCGTCGCCGTCATGGGGAAGGACTATTACAAGATTTTGGGCATCCAGAGCGGTGCCAATGAAGATGAAATCAAGAAGGCCTATCGGAAAATGGCCCTGAAATATCACCCCGATAAGAATAAAGACCCCAATGCTGAGGAGAAGTTCAAGGAGATTGCAGAGGCTTATGACGTCCTGAGTGACCCCAAGAAACGAGCCGTGTACGACCAGTATGGGGAGGAAG GTCTCAAAACTGGAGGTGGCTCTTCAGGTGGCTCagggaacaccttccactacaccTTCCATGGAGACCCCCATGCCACCTTCGCATCCTTCTTCGGAGGCTCCAACCCTTTTGACATCTTCTTCGCCAGCAGCCGCTCCCGGATGTTCAATGGCTTTGACCAGGAAGACATGGATATGGATGATGACGACGACCCTTTCAGTGCCTTTGGCCGGTTTGGCTTCAACGGCATTAACGGGGTTCACCGGCGGCACCAGGAGTCCCTGCACACGCGGAGGAAGGTCCAAGACCCACCTGTCATCCACGAGCTCAAGGTGTCCCTGGAAGAGATCTACCACGGATCCACCAAGAGGATGAAGATCACTCGCAGAAGGCTCAACGCTGATGGCCGGACCATGCGGACTGAGGACAAGATCCTAAACATTGTCATCAAACGGGGCTGGAAGGAGGGAACCAAAATCACATTCCCCAAGGAAGGGGATGCCACTCCAGACAACATCCCTGCAGACATCGTCTTCATCCTCAAGGACAAGCCTCACTCGCACTTCAAGAGGGACGGGACAAACGTGATCTACACGGCAAACATCAGTCTTAAAGAG GCCTTGTGCGGCTGCACTGTGAACATTCCCACCATCGATGGACGGGTGATCCCGCTTCCCTGCAACGACATCATCAAGCCAGGGACAGTGAAGAGACTACGTGGGGAGGGGCTGCCCTTCCCCAAGGCCCCCAGCCAGCGAGGAGACTTGATCGTGGAGTTCAAAATCCGCTTCCCGGACAGAATAGCTCCCCAGACAAGACAGATCCTCAAGCAGCACCTCCCATGCTCCTAG
- the DNAJB5 gene encoding dnaJ homolog subfamily B member 5 isoform X3, whose protein sequence is MGKDYYKILGIQSGANEDEIKKAYRKMALKYHPDKNKDPNAEEKFKEIAEAYDVLSDPKKRAVYDQYGEEGLKTGGGSSGGSGNTFHYTFHGDPHATFASFFGGSNPFDIFFASSRSRMFNGFDQEDMDMDDDDDPFSAFGRFGFNGINGVHRRHQESLHTRRKVQDPPVIHELKVSLEEIYHGSTKRMKITRRRLNADGRTMRTEDKILNIVIKRGWKEGTKITFPKEGDATPDNIPADIVFILKDKPHSHFKRDGTNVIYTANISLKEALCGCTVNIPTIDGRVIPLPCNDIIKPGTVKRLRGEGLPFPKAPSQRGDLIVEFKIRFPDRIAPQTRQILKQHLPCS, encoded by the exons ATGGGGAAGGACTATTACAAGATTTTGGGCATCCAGAGCGGTGCCAATGAAGATGAAATCAAGAAGGCCTATCGGAAAATGGCCCTGAAATATCACCCCGATAAGAATAAAGACCCCAATGCTGAGGAGAAGTTCAAGGAGATTGCAGAGGCTTATGACGTCCTGAGTGACCCCAAGAAACGAGCCGTGTACGACCAGTATGGGGAGGAAG GTCTCAAAACTGGAGGTGGCTCTTCAGGTGGCTCagggaacaccttccactacaccTTCCATGGAGACCCCCATGCCACCTTCGCATCCTTCTTCGGAGGCTCCAACCCTTTTGACATCTTCTTCGCCAGCAGCCGCTCCCGGATGTTCAATGGCTTTGACCAGGAAGACATGGATATGGATGATGACGACGACCCTTTCAGTGCCTTTGGCCGGTTTGGCTTCAACGGCATTAACGGGGTTCACCGGCGGCACCAGGAGTCCCTGCACACGCGGAGGAAGGTCCAAGACCCACCTGTCATCCACGAGCTCAAGGTGTCCCTGGAAGAGATCTACCACGGATCCACCAAGAGGATGAAGATCACTCGCAGAAGGCTCAACGCTGATGGCCGGACCATGCGGACTGAGGACAAGATCCTAAACATTGTCATCAAACGGGGCTGGAAGGAGGGAACCAAAATCACATTCCCCAAGGAAGGGGATGCCACTCCAGACAACATCCCTGCAGACATCGTCTTCATCCTCAAGGACAAGCCTCACTCGCACTTCAAGAGGGACGGGACAAACGTGATCTACACGGCAAACATCAGTCTTAAAGAG GCCTTGTGCGGCTGCACTGTGAACATTCCCACCATCGATGGACGGGTGATCCCGCTTCCCTGCAACGACATCATCAAGCCAGGGACAGTGAAGAGACTACGTGGGGAGGGGCTGCCCTTCCCCAAGGCCCCCAGCCAGCGAGGAGACTTGATCGTGGAGTTCAAAATCCGCTTCCCGGACAGAATAGCTCCCCAGACAAGACAGATCCTCAAGCAGCACCTCCCATGCTCCTAG